The proteins below come from a single Acinonyx jubatus isolate Ajub_Pintada_27869175 chromosome A1, VMU_Ajub_asm_v1.0, whole genome shotgun sequence genomic window:
- the LOC113601005 gene encoding translation initiation factor IF-2-like — protein sequence MDTQTFWRGLGWGPLRTILGENQRPTVQNHTHSPREEDGFLSAGDGWAPPRKCGSHRPTTRRPSPASVRSRASESPRSAAALPAPGPPRAPPLPTAARTGAPAPGAGAGVGVGEHSPGEDKARRQPRLAPRGREREAAGARSPPGTKTRSSRSGFAGCSHWTDRAAARSLWGARK from the exons ATGGACACACAGACTTTTTGGAGGGGCTTGGGATGGGGACCCCTGCGGACCATCCTAGGGGAAAATCAAAGACCCACCGTTCAGAACCACACCCACAGCCCTAGAGAGGAGGACGGATTTCTGTCTGCCGGAGACGGCTGGGCGCCCCCTCGGAAGTGCGGCAGCCACAGACCCACGACCCGCCGGCCCTCCCCCGCCTCCGTCCGCTCCCGGGCTTCCGAGAGTCCCCGGAGCGCGgccgccctccccgccccgggccccccGCGCGCGCCACCCCTGCCCACAGCGGCGAGGACAGGGGCGCCGGCTCCGGGAgcaggggccggggtgggggtgggggagcactcCCCGGGAGAGGACAAGGCTCGGCGCCAGCCTCGCCTCGCCCCGAGAGGCCGGGAGCGCGAGGCCGCCGGGGCCCGCAGCCCGCCCG GGACTAAGACGAGAAGCAGCCGTTCCGGATTCGCCGGTTGCAGCCACTGGACAGACCGAGCGGCTGCTCGCTCCCTTTGGGGAGCGCGAAAGTGA